A region from the Bacteroidales bacterium genome encodes:
- a CDS encoding VOC family protein, with amino-acid sequence MKIHHIAIWVKDLERMKRFYEYHFQGTAGEKYHNPKKQFESYFISFAGGCRLELMHNPDIPGMQNNNLEQYPGLIHFAISVDGKEKVDDLTERLRKDGFRIVGEPRTTGDGCYESIVLDPEGNRLEITE; translated from the coding sequence ATGAAAATACATCACATTGCCATCTGGGTTAAAGATCTTGAAAGGATGAAACGGTTTTATGAATATCACTTTCAAGGTACCGCAGGAGAAAAATACCACAACCCAAAAAAGCAGTTCGAATCTTACTTTATATCTTTCGCCGGGGGATGCAGGCTGGAACTGATGCATAATCCGGACATCCCCGGGATGCAAAATAACAACCTTGAACAGTACCCGGGTTTGATCCATTTTGCCATCTCAGTGGACGGCAAAGAGAAGGTGGATGATCTGACGGAAAGGTTAAGAAAAGATGGTTTCCGGATTGTAGGAGAACCCAGAACCACCGGTGACGGATGTTATGAAAGTATCGTACTTGACCCGGAGGGCAATCGTTTAGAAATCACGGAATGA